The following coding sequences lie in one Bifidobacterium sp. ESL0690 genomic window:
- a CDS encoding ComEC/Rec2 family competence protein, whose amino-acid sequence MKAGISLVFKESHGSRTIWVAVLACSALAAFITSMSADAMAYRDPAMALASGGESTVEASVRLESPVTAASSWQADCQANAHLVGIGHDGIRQASRSRIVLYANKPLCGRLSDGQTIETSGTLQTARYGMRPIWLTIDDNATTSLLERAPPTKRLVDSMQRSFFSVTEGLSDQGRVLVPGLTIGLLGQDFMGASAAKREPVNATFATLLEMHFKDSGIMHLMAVSGGHFALIGSLIRSGCARFLLPRQVVAMLTVMAYTALASAMYPSDSVMRALIMGVFASSAMFAGRKPQAISALSWTVILVLLVNPAMSRSYGFALSCASVLGIVLCAGPIADRLAAVLPQFLADGMSVTIAAQLFTLPIQVLMTPTLPLLSVPANLVVAPFVDFSTLTGLAGLVLSSRAPHLAFVFVWLSSCGTSVMQWCADTIGGSQTATMPWAGGVSGALMIVACEIGLVALFKAMSMIMKRQGNDGSVAGNDGHLIQLRSKGTIWLKETEQMFERLQKPD is encoded by the coding sequence TTGAAAGCTGGAATTTCGTTGGTTTTCAAGGAATCACACGGAAGCCGAACGATATGGGTGGCCGTTCTCGCATGTTCGGCTTTGGCCGCGTTCATCACTTCGATGAGTGCCGATGCAATGGCGTACCGCGACCCGGCCATGGCGCTCGCAAGTGGGGGCGAAAGCACGGTTGAGGCGAGTGTTCGTCTTGAATCGCCGGTTACTGCGGCGAGTTCATGGCAGGCTGATTGCCAGGCGAACGCGCATTTGGTCGGCATCGGCCACGACGGCATTCGTCAAGCCAGTAGGTCACGTATCGTCCTATATGCCAACAAACCGTTGTGCGGGCGGCTTTCGGACGGTCAGACGATAGAGACTTCCGGTACGCTACAGACTGCCCGCTACGGGATGCGGCCAATCTGGCTGACCATTGATGACAATGCGACAACAAGTTTGCTGGAACGAGCGCCACCGACAAAACGGTTGGTTGACTCCATGCAACGCTCGTTCTTCTCGGTGACGGAAGGTCTTTCCGACCAAGGGCGTGTATTGGTTCCTGGACTGACAATCGGGCTTTTGGGACAGGATTTCATGGGTGCGAGCGCAGCTAAGCGTGAACCTGTGAACGCCACATTCGCCACGCTGCTGGAGATGCATTTCAAGGATTCCGGCATTATGCACCTGATGGCGGTTTCCGGCGGGCATTTCGCTCTAATCGGGAGCCTGATACGTTCGGGATGTGCACGGTTCCTGCTACCGCGACAAGTGGTTGCCATGCTGACGGTGATGGCTTATACGGCGCTCGCGAGCGCCATGTACCCTTCCGACTCGGTGATGCGCGCTTTGATTATGGGTGTCTTTGCCTCTTCCGCGATGTTTGCCGGCAGAAAGCCGCAGGCGATCAGTGCGTTGAGCTGGACGGTCATCCTCGTATTGCTCGTCAACCCGGCAATGTCCAGAAGTTACGGATTCGCGCTTTCCTGCGCCTCGGTGCTTGGCATCGTGCTCTGTGCCGGTCCCATAGCGGATCGGCTTGCAGCAGTATTGCCGCAATTCCTTGCCGATGGCATGTCGGTGACCATCGCCGCTCAGCTGTTCACCTTGCCGATACAGGTGCTCATGACTCCGACGCTTCCGTTGCTTTCCGTGCCTGCAAATCTCGTGGTGGCACCGTTCGTGGATTTCTCAACGCTTACTGGGCTGGCGGGCTTGGTGTTGTCGTCACGGGCACCGCATCTGGCGTTTGTGTTCGTCTGGCTCTCCAGTTGCGGGACGTCGGTGATGCAGTGGTGTGCGGATACCATTGGTGGTTCGCAAACCGCGACCATGCCGTGGGCGGGAGGCGTCAGTGGCGCATTGATGATTGTGGCCTGCGAAATCGGTTTGGTGGCGCTGTTCAAAGCAATGTCAATGATTATGAAAAGACAAGGCAACGACGGTTCTGTTGCAGGTAATGACGGTCATCTCATACAACTGCGAAGCAAAGGAACCATATGGCTC
- a CDS encoding helix-hairpin-helix domain-containing protein, translating into MLEGMGIHFNDSRIDDRMHDGSRALTTRLYPSSTPQTESFENELLRNGQSLDADLLRVGLPPLPPVNSWLIEPENRSESKPKNRSEDIKQTLEVDDFDSVIDGSANEDFAADSNVKSAAKQRTIPRLVFKPTQAVVVILVLVVALCASLTMLVTQTINYNKQQAEASSVSATVASGSKAKGSGLTQGNSSKSGGAAGSTSTSAGAGGQNTGSDAAATQANSPAQADSSAGQAGTSSNGSNLINLNTADSTQLQQIKGVGPVMAQKIIDYRTSIGHFTSVDQLLKVSGIGQKTLEKIRGQVTV; encoded by the coding sequence ATGCTTGAAGGTATGGGTATTCATTTCAATGACAGTCGTATTGACGATAGGATGCATGACGGTAGCCGAGCTTTGACGACGCGGCTATATCCCTCTTCTACGCCACAGACTGAATCGTTTGAAAATGAATTGCTTAGGAACGGGCAAAGTCTTGACGCAGATCTGCTACGTGTCGGTCTTCCGCCATTGCCACCTGTGAATAGCTGGCTTATCGAACCCGAAAACAGGTCTGAAAGCAAACCAAAGAATCGGTCTGAAGACATCAAACAGACTTTAGAAGTTGATGACTTTGATTCCGTTATAGATGGTTCTGCCAATGAAGATTTCGCAGCGGATTCGAATGTCAAATCAGCTGCCAAACAACGAACCATCCCAAGATTGGTGTTCAAACCCACCCAGGCGGTGGTGGTGATTCTGGTATTGGTGGTGGCGTTGTGCGCAAGCCTGACGATGCTGGTGACCCAGACGATCAACTACAACAAGCAACAGGCTGAAGCCTCATCCGTCAGTGCAACTGTAGCAAGCGGTTCCAAAGCCAAGGGTTCAGGTCTGACACAAGGGAATTCTTCGAAATCCGGTGGAGCTGCTGGCTCTACTTCAACATCTGCTGGAGCTGGAGGTCAAAACACCGGAAGTGATGCCGCCGCGACACAGGCAAATTCACCCGCCCAAGCCGACTCTTCTGCTGGGCAGGCCGGGACTTCGAGCAACGGAAGCAATCTCATCAACCTCAACACCGCCGACAGCACACAGTTGCAACAGATCAAGGGCGTGGGGCCGGTGATGGCGCAGAAAATCATCGACTATCGCACGTCCATCGGTCATTTCACCAGCGTCGACCAATTACTCAAGGTTTCAGGCATCGGCCAGAAGACACTGGAGAAGATACGCGGGCAGGTGACGGTCTGA